A region of the Nocardia asteroides genome:
GCCCCGGGCGTTGCGAGACGCGATGGAACCCTGCACGGTGAGCACCTCGCGCACCTGCCCGGTCAGCGCCGGGTCGACGGCGGCGAACTCCTCGTCGGTGAGTTCGTCGAGGCCGACGCCGCGGGACTCGGCGACGCGCACGCACGCACCCGCCGCCTCGTGCGCGACCCGGAACGGCACACCCTGGCGGACGAGCCATTCGGCGATGTCGGTGGCCAGCGTGAAACCGGCCGGCGCGAGTTCGGCCATGCGGTCGGTGTGGAAGGTCAGCGTCGACACCAGGCCCGCGATGGCCGGGAGCAGCAGTTCGAGTTGCGCGACCGAGTCGAACAGTGGTTCTTTGTCTTCCTGCAGGTCACGGTTGTAGGCCAGCGGTTGCGCCTTCAGGGTGGCCAGCAGGCCGGTGAGGTTGCCGATCAGCCTGCCCGCCTTGCCGCGGGTCAGCTCGGAGACGTCCGGGTTCTTCTTCTGCGGCATGATCGACGAGCCGGTCGACCAGGCGTCGGCCAAGGTGACGTAGCCGAATTCCGGTGTGCTCCAGAGGATCACCTCTTCGGCCATCCGGCTCAGATCGACGCCGATCATGGCGAGCACGAACGCGGCCTCGGCGGCGAAGTCCCGCGCCGAGGTGGCGTCGATCGAGTTGGCGGCCGCCGCGTCGAAATCCAGTTCCGCGGCGATCGCCTCCGGGTCGAGACCGAGCGAGGAACCCGCGAGCGCGCCGGAACCGTAGGGGGACACCGCGGCGCGGCGGTCGAAGTCGCGCAGCCGGTCGAGGTCGCGCAGCAGCGGATGGGCGTGCGCGAGCAGATGGTGGGCCAGTAGCACCGGCTGCGCCGCCTGGAGGTGCGTCTTGCCCGGCATCACCGCGTCCGGGTGCGCGGCGGCCTGCTCGACCAGCGCGTCGATCACCGCGAGTACGCCCGCGGCCACCCGGCGCACCCCGTCGCGCAGCCACATCCGGAACAGCGTGGCCACCTGGTCGTTGCGGGAACGCCCGGCACGAAGACGGCCACCGAGTTCCGCGCCGACCCGTTCGATCAGGCCGCGCTCCAGCGCGCCGTGCACGTCCTCGTCCGACTCGGCGGGACCGAACGCACCGGACTCCACGTCCGCCGCGAGACGATCCAGGCCCTCCAGCATGCCCGCGAGATCGGTGTCCGACAGCAGGCCGGCTTTGTGCAACACCCGCGCGTGCGCCTTGGAGGCCCGGATGTCGTAGGGGGCCAGCGCCCAGTCGAAGTGCGTCGACTTGCTCAGCGCGGCCATGGCCTCGGCCGGGCCGGAGGCGAATCGCCCGCCCCAAAGCGCGCCTTGGTTCGTGCCGCTGCTCATGCTTGTCCGCCTCTCCGGTTATTCAGGCTCCCCCGCCGCTGCGTGCTTCAAGCCGTACAAGTCGGGAGACAAAACAATTTCGTTCAGGTGCCGCTCGAGGTCTTTGTTCGAATGTCGTGCCCTGGTGAAGCCCTCGCGTACCAGCCCGGACAGACGCACACCAAGTCATCCGGCTCCGAGACTACGACTTCACATGAGCAGTCGGCGCGCCGGTACGCGTTCGCGCACCGGCGCGCCTGGCGCTTACTTCTGGTTCAGGTCGCGGCGGGCGGCGACCTTGGAGGACAGGCCGTGGATCTGGACGAAGCCCTTGGCCAGCGACTGATCGAAGGTGTCGCCCTCGTCGTAGGTGGCCAGGTTGAAGTCGTAGAGCGACTGCTCGGAGCGACGGCCGTTGACCACGATGGAGCCGCCGTGCAGGACCATCCGGATGTCGCCGGAGACGTGCTGCTGGGTGTCGCCGAT
Encoded here:
- the argH gene encoding argininosuccinate lyase gives rise to the protein MSSGTNQGALWGGRFASGPAEAMAALSKSTHFDWALAPYDIRASKAHARVLHKAGLLSDTDLAGMLEGLDRLAADVESGAFGPAESDEDVHGALERGLIERVGAELGGRLRAGRSRNDQVATLFRMWLRDGVRRVAAGVLAVIDALVEQAAAHPDAVMPGKTHLQAAQPVLLAHHLLAHAHPLLRDLDRLRDFDRRAAVSPYGSGALAGSSLGLDPEAIAAELDFDAAAANSIDATSARDFAAEAAFVLAMIGVDLSRMAEEVILWSTPEFGYVTLADAWSTGSSIMPQKKNPDVSELTRGKAGRLIGNLTGLLATLKAQPLAYNRDLQEDKEPLFDSVAQLELLLPAIAGLVSTLTFHTDRMAELAPAGFTLATDIAEWLVRQGVPFRVAHEAAGACVRVAESRGVGLDELTDEEFAAVDPALTGQVREVLTVQGSIASRNARGGTAGVQVTAQLAEVRAAAGTARAWLG